In Streptomyces sp. NBC_00878, a single window of DNA contains:
- the leuS gene encoding leucine--tRNA ligase — MSETNTAAASEVAAPHRYTAAMAEQIEARWQDFWDADGTYAAPNPKGDLAGDPELVARPKKFIMDMFPYPSGAGLHVGHPLGYIATDVFARYQRMTGHNVLHTLGFDAFGLPAEQYAVQTGTHPRVSTEANIENMKVQLRRLGLGHDKRRSFATIDPGYYKWTQWIFLQIFNSWYDEEANKARPIAELVAQFEIGERAVPGGRSWRELTEVERADVLSEYRLAYASDAPVNWCPGLGTVLANEEVTADGRSERGNFPVFKAKLRQWNMRITAYADRLLDDLAALDWPEAIKLQQRNWIGRSEGARVDFPVDGEAISVFTTRPDTLFGATYMVLAPEHPLVEKFTPAAWPEGTHGVWTGGHATPAEAVAAYRAQAASKSDVERQAEAKDKTGVFIGSYATNPVNGEQVPVFIADYVLMGYGTGAIMAVPAGDQRDFEFARAFELPIHCIVEPTDGRGTDTSTWDDAFGSYDAKIINSVNDDVSLDGLGVAEAKARITEWLERKGVGHGTVNFRLRDWLFSRQRYWGEPFPIVYDEDGIAHPLPESMLPLELPEVEDYSPRTFDPDDANTSPETPLSRNEDWVDVTLDLGDGRGLRKYRRETNTMPNWAGSCWYELRYLDPHNSEKLVDPEIEQYWMGPREGRPHGGVDLYVGGAEHAVLHLLYARFWSKVLFDLGHVSSVEPFHKLFNQGMIQAYVYRDSRGIAVPAAEVEERDGAYYYQGEKVSRLLGKMGKSLKNAVTPDEICAEYGADTLRLYEMAMGPLDVSRPWDTRAVVGQFRLLQRLWRNVVDETTGEVTVVDTEPDEQTLRALHKAIDGVRQDLEGMRFNTAIAKVTELNNHLTKVGGPVARTVAEPLVLLVAPLAPHIAEELWRKLGHTDSVVHRDFPVADPAYVVDETVTCVVQIKGKVKARLEVSPSISDEELEKVALSDEKVVAALDGAGIRKVIVRAPKLVNIVPA; from the coding sequence ATGAGCGAGACGAATACCGCTGCCGCCTCCGAGGTGGCCGCGCCGCACCGCTACACGGCCGCCATGGCCGAGCAGATCGAGGCACGCTGGCAGGACTTCTGGGACGCCGACGGCACCTACGCGGCGCCCAACCCGAAGGGTGACCTGGCAGGTGACCCCGAGCTGGTCGCCAGGCCCAAGAAGTTCATCATGGACATGTTCCCGTACCCCTCCGGTGCGGGCCTGCACGTCGGCCACCCCCTGGGCTACATCGCCACCGATGTATTCGCCCGGTACCAGCGGATGACCGGCCACAACGTCCTGCACACCCTGGGCTTCGACGCCTTCGGCCTGCCCGCCGAGCAGTACGCCGTGCAGACCGGCACGCATCCGCGCGTGTCCACCGAGGCCAACATCGAGAACATGAAGGTCCAGCTGCGCCGGCTGGGCCTGGGCCACGACAAGCGCCGGTCGTTCGCGACGATCGACCCGGGGTACTACAAGTGGACCCAGTGGATCTTCCTGCAGATCTTCAACTCCTGGTACGACGAAGAGGCGAACAAGGCCCGCCCGATCGCCGAGCTGGTCGCCCAGTTCGAGATCGGTGAGCGCGCCGTACCCGGTGGACGCTCCTGGCGCGAGCTGACCGAGGTCGAGCGCGCCGACGTCCTGAGCGAGTACCGCCTGGCGTACGCGTCCGACGCGCCCGTCAACTGGTGTCCCGGGCTGGGCACCGTGCTGGCCAACGAGGAGGTCACCGCCGACGGCCGCTCCGAGCGCGGCAACTTCCCCGTCTTCAAGGCCAAGCTGCGCCAGTGGAACATGCGGATCACCGCGTACGCCGACAGGTTGCTGGATGATCTGGCCGCCCTTGACTGGCCCGAGGCCATCAAGCTGCAGCAGCGCAACTGGATCGGCCGCTCCGAGGGCGCCCGCGTCGACTTCCCCGTGGACGGCGAGGCCATCTCGGTCTTCACCACCCGCCCGGACACCCTGTTCGGCGCCACCTACATGGTCCTGGCGCCCGAACACCCGCTGGTCGAGAAGTTCACCCCGGCCGCCTGGCCCGAGGGCACCCACGGCGTCTGGACGGGCGGGCACGCCACCCCCGCCGAGGCCGTCGCCGCCTACCGCGCGCAGGCCGCCTCGAAGTCCGACGTCGAGCGGCAGGCCGAGGCCAAGGACAAGACCGGCGTCTTCATCGGCTCGTACGCGACCAACCCGGTCAACGGCGAGCAGGTCCCCGTCTTCATCGCCGACTACGTCCTGATGGGCTACGGCACGGGCGCGATCATGGCCGTCCCGGCGGGCGACCAGCGCGACTTCGAGTTCGCGCGCGCCTTCGAGCTGCCGATCCACTGCATCGTCGAGCCGACCGACGGCCGGGGTACCGACACGTCGACATGGGACGACGCCTTCGGGTCGTACGACGCCAAAATCATCAACTCTGTCAACGACGACGTGTCGCTGGACGGCCTGGGCGTCGCCGAGGCCAAGGCACGCATCACCGAGTGGCTGGAGCGCAAGGGCGTCGGCCACGGCACCGTCAACTTCCGGCTGCGCGACTGGCTGTTCAGCCGCCAGCGCTACTGGGGCGAGCCCTTCCCGATCGTCTACGACGAGGACGGCATCGCCCACCCGCTGCCCGAGTCGATGCTGCCCCTGGAGCTGCCCGAGGTCGAGGACTACTCGCCGCGCACCTTCGACCCCGACGACGCGAACACGTCCCCGGAGACCCCGCTGTCCCGCAACGAGGACTGGGTCGACGTCACGCTGGACCTGGGCGACGGCCGCGGCCTGCGCAAGTACCGCCGCGAGACCAACACCATGCCCAACTGGGCCGGTTCCTGCTGGTACGAGCTGCGCTACCTGGACCCGCACAACTCCGAGAAGCTGGTCGACCCGGAGATCGAGCAGTACTGGATGGGCCCGCGCGAGGGCCGGCCGCACGGCGGCGTCGACCTGTACGTCGGCGGCGCCGAGCACGCCGTGCTGCACCTGCTGTACGCACGCTTCTGGTCGAAGGTGCTGTTCGACCTGGGGCACGTCTCCTCGGTCGAGCCGTTCCACAAGCTGTTCAACCAGGGCATGATCCAGGCCTACGTGTACCGCGACAGCCGTGGCATCGCCGTACCGGCCGCCGAGGTGGAGGAGCGCGACGGCGCTTACTACTACCAGGGCGAGAAGGTCTCCCGGCTGCTGGGAAAGATGGGCAAGTCCCTGAAGAACGCGGTCACTCCGGACGAGATCTGCGCCGAGTACGGGGCGGACACGCTGCGTCTGTACGAGATGGCGATGGGCCCCCTGGACGTGTCGCGGCCGTGGGACACGCGCGCGGTGGTGGGCCAGTTCCGGCTGCTGCAGCGGCTGTGGCGCAATGTCGTCGACGAGACGACCGGTGAGGTCACCGTCGTCGACACCGAGCCGGACGAGCAGACGCTGCGCGCCCTGCACAAGGCCATCGACGGCGTGCGCCAGGACCTGGAGGGCATGCGCTTCAACACCGCCATCGCCAAGGTCACCGAGCTGAACAACCACCTGACCAAGGTGGGCGGTCCGGTCGCGCGCACGGTCGCCGAGCCGCTGGTGCTGCTGGTCGCGCCGCTGGCCCCGCACATCGCCGAGGAGCTGTGGCGCAAGCTGGGCCACACGGATTCGGTCGTCCACCGGGACTTCCCGGTCGCCGACCCGGCGTACGTCGTGGACGAGACCGTGACCTGCGTCGTGCAGATCAAGGGCAAGGTCAAGGCGCGCCTGGAGGTCTCCCCGTCGATCTCGG